Genomic window ([Empedobacter] haloabium):
ATCTCGAATTTCTCGATGCCGGTAAACAGCTTCAGCGCCACCGACTCGATCGGCACCTGCGTCATCGTGAACAGGAACGTCAGCACCGTCAGGCCGAGCGAAATGGAAATCGGCATGCCGGTCAACATCAGGACCAGCAGCAGTGCAAAAATGATCAGTGCGTTCATGCTTTCACTCCTTGGACTTCCTCGTCCAGGCCTTCAACGTGGGAATGGTCGTGCTTCGGCAGTTCACCGGTGCGGATGAAGCGCACCATCACCTGCAGGAAGCGGAACGACATCAGGTAGGAACCGAGCGGCACGGCCAGGTAGACGAGCCACATCGGCACTTCCAGGTCGGCCGAGGTCTGGTCGGTATGGCCGATCTCCCACACGAACGTGGCGCCCAGGGTGCCGACGACGCCGGTAAACAGTGCGCCGGCCAACAGGCCAAACACGATGAACTTGTTGCGCCATGGCGTGGACAGGCGGTTGATGACGACGTCCACCCCCACGTGGATGCCGGTGCGCACGCCGTAGGCGGCGCCGAACTTGGCCATCCACACGAACATGTAGATGCACAGCTCCTGCGCCCAGCTGGTGTTGATCTGAATGAGTTCGTCCTGCAGCCAGCCGATGGGCAGGCCGGACAGGTAGCGGTGCACGACCGCCACGAAAATGATGAAGGTGGCCGCGCCCATCAGGGTCGCAATGATCCACTCTTCCAGGTGGTCCAGGAATTTCATGATGTTCTTTCAATAGAAACGGCTCGGGAAAGCCGATGCTGAGAAGGGACTGGGTTCGGTGAGGCGAAGGGGCGGCAGGACGCCGCCCCCGGACTGCGGCAGTGACGCTTACTTCGCGCCTTCCTTGTTGATCGCGTTGATCAGGTCTGCGCCGATACGGCTTTCCATCTGTTTCTGCACAGGGGCCAGGGCTTTCTTCCACTCGGCCTGCTGCTGGGCGTTCAGCGTGATGAACTGGGTCTTGCCCGATTTTTTCATCGCGTCCAGCGCCATGTCGTTGTCGCGCTGGGCGATGGCTTTTTCATACGTGGTCGCTTCGCGCATCGCGCCTTCCAGCGCCGTGCGGATGTCGGCCGGCAGGCCATCCCAGAACTTCTTGTTGACGATGACGGCGTAGCCCAGGTAACCGTGGTTGGACAGGGTGCCGTACTTCTGCACTTCGTGCATCTTCTGCGTGTACATGTTCGACGGCGGGTTCTCGGTGCCGTCCACGACGCCGGTCTGCAGCGCCTGGTACACCTCGGAGAACGCCAGCACCTGCGGGTTGGCGCCCAGCGCGCGCATCTGCGCGTCCAGCACCTTGGACGACTGGATGCGCATCTTCAGGCCGCGGAAGTCGGCCGGGGTGGTCAGGGGCTTGTTGGCCGACATGATCTTGAAGCCGTTGTCCCAGTACGCCAGGCCCGTGATGCCCTTGCTTTCCAGCTTCTTCAACAGGCCCTTGCCGATCGGGCCTTCCGTCACGTTGTACAGCGCGGTCTTGTTGGGGAAGATGTACGGCAGGTCGAACACCTCGAATTCCTTCACGCCCAGCGGGCCGAACTTGGCCAGCGACGGCGCCAGCATCTGCACGGCGCCCAGCTGCAGCGCTTCCAGTTCTTCCTTGTCCTTGTACAGCTGGCTGTTCGGGTAGACCTCAACCTTCACGCGGCCGTTGGTGGCCTTTTCCGCCAGCTGCTTGAAGCGCTCGGCGGCCTGGCCTTTCGGCGTATCCAGCGCCACGACGTGGCTGAATTTGATGACGATCGGTGCCTGGGCGAAGGCGTTGGACGTGATGGCGGCGGTCGCGGCCAAGGCGACCAGGATGGTCTTGAGCTTCATGTGTGTCCCCACAAAAGAGTTGGTTTATTATCGGGTGTCGATCGGGGCCGCAGCGCGCGGTTGTCGCCGTCGCAAACCCTACTTCTCGCCATTCCATTCTGTGCAACTGCCCCGCAAGGGGCTATTGTGGAAAACCACAATAGCCGAGCGCCGGGATTTCATTACTCTCAGACAATGATTAATTCTTCGAAGCTGGCCGCGCGCCTGCCCTTCCCGCACACCGTGCGCTGGCTGATGCCGGTCGTGCTGGTGTTGTTCTTCCTGGCGATCCTGATCTGGTTGCCCTGGCAGGCGCGCCAGATGGAAAGCAGCGAACGGCAGGAACAGCTGATCGCGGACACGCTGTGGGTCGAGCAGACCATCCGCTTCCAGATGGGACGGCACGAGGAAAGCATGCGCACGCTGGGCAACGACATCCTGTCCGGCATGCCGGCCGACCAGCTGCGCGAACGCATGCTGCGGCTGATGAAGACGGGCACGGAACTGAAGCGCCTGATGTGGCTGGAGCCGGACGGCCGCGTGGTCGCCTCCACCGAGGCCGCGCCGCCGCGGGCGGCGCGGTTGTCGGCATCGTCGCGCGACGCGGCCGAACGGGCCCGGCGCGGCCGCAATCCCGCCTACGGCCAGCCCGAGCCGGAGACCTTGAACCCGGCCGGCACGCCCGGCGCCATCATGATGGACTACCACCTGCCGCTGTTCCGCGGCGACAGCTATGTCGGCAGCGTCGTGGCCACCTACCAACTGTCAAGTCTCCTGGACGAGATGGTGCCGTGGTGGTTCGCCCAGGACAACCAGATCACCTTGCTGGACCGCGACGACCGCATCCTGGCCCGGCGCGCGGCGGCCGGCCCCGGGCACGGCGTTTACACGCACAAGCGCGCGCTCGACCTGCCCGGCGTGTCCGTCACCCTGATGACGGACAGCGTCAAGAGCGAACCGAAGCTGCTGCCCAACCTGCTGGTGGGCTCCGTCATCGCGTTGTCGCTGGCGCTGCTGTGGAGCCTTCTCGCGCTGTGGGGCCACATCTCGCGCCGCCTGGCCGCCGAGGACGCGCTGCGCCAGCAGATGGCCTTCCGCACGGCGATGGAGAACTCGCTGGTGACGGGCCTGCGCGCGCGCGACCTGGAAGGCCGCATCACCCACGTCAATCCCGCCTTCTGCCAGATGGTGGGCTATACCGAGGAAGAGCTGGTGGGCCGCTCGCCGCCGATGCCGTACTGGGCACCGGAAGTGATGGCCGAGTACCAGCACCGCCTGGCCAACGTGCTGGCCGGGTCGGTGACGCCGCAGTTCGAGACCATCTTCCAGCGCCCGGACGGCACCCGCATCCCCGTGCTGATCTTCGAGGCGCCGCTGGTGGACGACGCCGGCCGCCACACGGGCTGGATGGGCTCCATCCTCGACATCTCCGACCGCAAGCGCATCGAGGAACTCAATCGCGAGCATCAGGAAAAACTGCAGGCCAGCGCGCGCCTGGCCACGATGGGCGAGATCGCGTCGATGCTGGCGCACGAGCTGAACCAGCCGCTGGCCGCCATCTCCAGCTACACGACCGGCGCACTGAACCTGCTGTCGCGCAGCGACGGCGCGCCGGTCGACAGTGGCAAGCTGAAACCGGCGCTGGAGCAGGCCAGCGCCCAGGCGCGCCGCGCCGGCCAGATCGTGCGCAGCGTGTTCGACTTCGTCAAGAAGCGCACGGCCGAGCGCCAGGACGTGGCGCTGGCCGATATGCTCGACAGCATCCGCGCGCTGATCGAGCTGCAGGCGCGCCACTACCAGGTGACGTTTCGCAGCGTGCTGCCGGCCGACCTGCCGCTGGTGCGGGCCGACCGCATGATGATCGAGCAAGTGCTCCTGAACCTGACCCGCAACGGCATCGAGGCGATGGCCAACGTGCCGCTGGCACGCCGCACGCTGATGCTGGAAGCCTGTTACGATGCGCCCGCGCACCAGGTCAGCGTCTGCATCGTCGACAACGGCCATGGCATCCCGCAGGAGGTGGCGGAACGGCTGTTCTCGCCGTTCTTCTCGACCAAGGCGCAGGGCATGGGCATGGGCCTGAACATCTGCCGCACCGCGATCGAGTTCCACGGCGGCACGCTGACGCACCGCGACAATCCCGAAGGCGGTACCATATTCACTTTTACGCTGCCCGCGTCCGGCGCGTAGTTATTTGTACGGAAACAACGGAGTAACCGATGCTGCATATCGTCGATGATGAAGAAGTGGTGCGCGATTCGCTGTCGTGGCTGGCCTCGTCGCGCGCCATCGCCGCCGCCACCTACGACAGCGGCGTCAAGTTCCTCGCCTGGGTCGAGTCGGGCCAGTTCGACCCGGCCGGCGACTGCGTGCTGCTGGACGTGCGCATGCCGGACATGAACGGCGTGGCCGTGTTCGACCAGTTGCATGCGCGCGGCCTGACGCAGCGCCTGCCGGTGATCTTCCTGACCGGCCACGGCGACGTGCCGATGGCCGTCGATACATTGAAGCGTGGCGCGTTCGACTTCTTTGAAAAACCGTTCAACGACAACGACCTGATGGACCGGGTGCAGGAAGGGCTGGCGAAATCGCTGCACGCCAGCGCCAGCGCGGCCGTCCACGCACGCCTGGCCACGCTGTCGAGCCGAGAACGCGAAGTGCTGGACCTGATCCTGGCCGGCAAGATGAACAAGGTGGTGGCGGACGAACTGGGCATCAGCATGCGCACGGTGGAAGTGCACCGCGCCCACATCTTCGACAAGATGCAGGTCAAGACCGCCGTGGAACTGGCCGGCCTGCTGAAGTAAGACGGCCATGGCGCTGTCGTCCAGCTTCGCGATCGACCTGACGCTGCGGCGCGACATCGTCCCCGATTTCGACCGCTACCCGTTCAACCTGCCGGCCGTGCGCCACCTGCAGGTGCTGCCCTTCCATCCGGCCGTCACCTTCATCGTCGGCGAGAACGGCAGCGGCAAGTCCACCCTGCTGGAAGCGATCGCCGTCGCGCTGGGCTTCAACGCCGAAGGCGGCAGCCGCAATTTCAATTTCGGCACACGCGCCTCGCACTCGGTGCTGCACGAGTACGTGCGCATCGCCAAGGGCTTCCGGCGGCCGCGCGATGGCTACTTCCTGCGCGCCGAAAGCTTCTTCAATGTGGCGACGGAGATCGAGCGGCTGGACGAGGTCGGCCTGGGCGATCCGATTTCAGGCGCCTATGGCGGCCGCTCGCTGCACGAGCAGTCGCACGGCGAATCGTTCATGGCGCTCTTGACGCACCGCTTCCGCGGCCGTGGCCTGTATGTGCTGGACGAACCGGAAGCGGCGCTCTCGCCGCAGCGCCAGCTGGCCGCGATGGCGCGCATCCACCAGCTGGTCAAGGAAGGCTCGCAATTCATCATCGCGACGCACTCGCCGATCCTGATGGCCTACCCCGACGCCCGCATCTATGCCTGTACCGACAAGGGCTTGCGCCGCACCGACTACGTGGATACGGAGCATTACCAGGTGACGCATGATTTCCTGGTCAATCCGCAGCGCACCCTGGATGTGCTGCTGGCGGACGAGTAACCCTAACCCCGGTGTCAGGCACCTATCCGGGGGCGGCAACGCCCCCGGATAGGTGCCTGACACCACGGGTTGCGTCCACCCCATGCCGCGCCAGCGCCCAGGCCACATGCTCGCGCACCAGCGCCGACGGATGCTCCGCCCGCGCCAGCAGCCCGGCAACGATGGCGGCGTCGCCCCGCGCGCCCGCATCGGCCGCGTTGCCCAAGCCGACAGCGAGGTTGCGCAGCCACCGTTCATGGCCGATGCGGCGGATCGGACTGCCCTCCATATTGCGATTGAACTCTTCCTCGCTCCACGCGAACAGCGCCAGCATGCTGGCACTACCAAGCCCGTGACGCTCGTCGAAATCCGGCAGGGTGGCGCGCTGGGCGAACTTGTTCCAGGGGCAGGCGGTCTGGCAATCGTCGCAGCCGTACACCCGGTTGCCCAGCAGCGGCCGCAGCTCCTCGGGAATCGCGCCCTTCAGCTCGATCGTCAGGTAGGAGATGCAGCGGCGCGCGTCGAGCCGGCCCGGTCCCAGGATGGCCTGGGTCGGACAGGCCGTGATGCAGGCGCTGCACTGGCCGCAATGCGCCTCGGTCGGCGCGTCGATTGGCAGCGGCAGGTCGACCAGGATCTCGCCCATGAAGAACATCGAGCCGGCGGCGCGGTTGAGCAGCAAGGTGTGCTTGCCGCGCCAGCCCAGGCCCGATTTTTCCGCCAGCGGCAGTTCCATCACGGGCGCCGAATCGGTGAAGACGCGGTAGCCGAAGGCGCCGATGGCGCCCTGGATACGGTCGGCCAACTGCTGCAGCCGGGCGCGCAGCACCTTGTGGTAGTCGCGCCCGCGGGCATAGACGGAGATCACGGCCGCCTGCGGGTCGGCCAGCCGGGCACGTTCGCGCTCGCGCCAGCCGGCGCCGGCACTCTCGGGCAGGTAGTTCATGCGCGCGGTGATGACGCGTACCGTGCCGGGCACCAGCTCGGCGGGCCGGGCGCGCTTCATGCCGTGCGTTGCCATATAGTCCATTTCACCGTGCATGCCGGCGTCCAGCCAGGCCTGCAGGCCCGCTTCGGCCGCCGCCAGGTCGATGTCGGCGATGCGTACTTCGGCAAAGCCCAGTTCCTGGCCCCACGCCTTGATGGCGGCGGCCAGCGCTGTGAGTTCTTCTGGTGAGGGGGACATCGGACGGTACAATGACGGCAGGAACAATCCACCATTTTATGCCATGCAGTCCTTCAAAGCCCATCTCCGTGACGAATCCCACACCGCCGCCCTCGGCGTGGCGCTGGCGCGCGCCCTGCTGCCGGGCATGGCAGTCTACCTGCACGGCGACCTCGGTGCCGGCAAGACGGCGCTGACGCGCGCGCTGCTGCACGCGGCCGGCCATCCGGGCCACGTCAAAAGCCCCACCTACACGCTGGCCGAGCCGTACCACGTCAAGGTCGATGGCCAGGACGTCAACATCATCCACTACGACCTGTACCGGATGGGCAGCCCGGAGGAATTCCTCGACGCCGGCTTCCGCGAGGATTTCGACGGCCGCAACGTCTGCATCGTCGAATGGCCGGAAAAGGCCGAAGGCGTGCTGCCGGCGCCGGACCTGCGCGTCATTCTCGCTGTGGCCGGCACGGGACGTGATGTAGAATTGCAGGGTTCTTCCGCATTAGGTTCGTCATGCCTGCAACGCCTCCACTTCCCCCGGATACTCTGATCGCGCCACGGCCCGGCAAGACCCGGCGCACCTTCCTGAAGGCCGGCGGCACCCTGCTGCTGTCGGTACTGGCCCCTTTGCCTGCGCGCGCCGCACAGATCATGGCCGTGCGCGTGTGGCCGGCGGACGACTACACCCGCGTCACCCTGGAAAACGACAGCGACCTGAAAACC
Coding sequences:
- a CDS encoding TRAP transporter small permease; the encoded protein is MKFLDHLEEWIIATLMGAATFIIFVAVVHRYLSGLPIGWLQDELIQINTSWAQELCIYMFVWMAKFGAAYGVRTGIHVGVDVVINRLSTPWRNKFIVFGLLAGALFTGVVGTLGATFVWEIGHTDQTSADLEVPMWLVYLAVPLGSYLMSFRFLQVMVRFIRTGELPKHDHSHVEGLDEEVQGVKA
- a CDS encoding TRAP transporter substrate-binding protein, with product MKLKTILVALAATAAITSNAFAQAPIVIKFSHVVALDTPKGQAAERFKQLAEKATNGRVKVEVYPNSQLYKDKEELEALQLGAVQMLAPSLAKFGPLGVKEFEVFDLPYIFPNKTALYNVTEGPIGKGLLKKLESKGITGLAYWDNGFKIMSANKPLTTPADFRGLKMRIQSSKVLDAQMRALGANPQVLAFSEVYQALQTGVVDGTENPPSNMYTQKMHEVQKYGTLSNHGYLGYAVIVNKKFWDGLPADIRTALEGAMREATTYEKAIAQRDNDMALDAMKKSGKTQFITLNAQQQAEWKKALAPVQKQMESRIGADLINAINKEGAK
- a CDS encoding PAS domain S-box protein, whose protein sequence is MINSSKLAARLPFPHTVRWLMPVVLVLFFLAILIWLPWQARQMESSERQEQLIADTLWVEQTIRFQMGRHEESMRTLGNDILSGMPADQLRERMLRLMKTGTELKRLMWLEPDGRVVASTEAAPPRAARLSASSRDAAERARRGRNPAYGQPEPETLNPAGTPGAIMMDYHLPLFRGDSYVGSVVATYQLSSLLDEMVPWWFAQDNQITLLDRDDRILARRAAAGPGHGVYTHKRALDLPGVSVTLMTDSVKSEPKLLPNLLVGSVIALSLALLWSLLALWGHISRRLAAEDALRQQMAFRTAMENSLVTGLRARDLEGRITHVNPAFCQMVGYTEEELVGRSPPMPYWAPEVMAEYQHRLANVLAGSVTPQFETIFQRPDGTRIPVLIFEAPLVDDAGRHTGWMGSILDISDRKRIEELNREHQEKLQASARLATMGEIASMLAHELNQPLAAISSYTTGALNLLSRSDGAPVDSGKLKPALEQASAQARRAGQIVRSVFDFVKKRTAERQDVALADMLDSIRALIELQARHYQVTFRSVLPADLPLVRADRMMIEQVLLNLTRNGIEAMANVPLARRTLMLEACYDAPAHQVSVCIVDNGHGIPQEVAERLFSPFFSTKAQGMGMGLNICRTAIEFHGGTLTHRDNPEGGTIFTFTLPASGA
- a CDS encoding response regulator, with the protein product MLHIVDDEEVVRDSLSWLASSRAIAAATYDSGVKFLAWVESGQFDPAGDCVLLDVRMPDMNGVAVFDQLHARGLTQRLPVIFLTGHGDVPMAVDTLKRGAFDFFEKPFNDNDLMDRVQEGLAKSLHASASAAVHARLATLSSREREVLDLILAGKMNKVVADELGISMRTVEVHRAHIFDKMQVKTAVELAGLLK
- a CDS encoding AAA family ATPase; the encoded protein is MALSSSFAIDLTLRRDIVPDFDRYPFNLPAVRHLQVLPFHPAVTFIVGENGSGKSTLLEAIAVALGFNAEGGSRNFNFGTRASHSVLHEYVRIAKGFRRPRDGYFLRAESFFNVATEIERLDEVGLGDPISGAYGGRSLHEQSHGESFMALLTHRFRGRGLYVLDEPEAALSPQRQLAAMARIHQLVKEGSQFIIATHSPILMAYPDARIYACTDKGLRRTDYVDTEHYQVTHDFLVNPQRTLDVLLADE
- the queG gene encoding tRNA epoxyqueuosine(34) reductase QueG; amino-acid sequence: MSPSPEELTALAAAIKAWGQELGFAEVRIADIDLAAAEAGLQAWLDAGMHGEMDYMATHGMKRARPAELVPGTVRVITARMNYLPESAGAGWRERERARLADPQAAVISVYARGRDYHKVLRARLQQLADRIQGAIGAFGYRVFTDSAPVMELPLAEKSGLGWRGKHTLLLNRAAGSMFFMGEILVDLPLPIDAPTEAHCGQCSACITACPTQAILGPGRLDARRCISYLTIELKGAIPEELRPLLGNRVYGCDDCQTACPWNKFAQRATLPDFDERHGLGSASMLALFAWSEEEFNRNMEGSPIRRIGHERWLRNLAVGLGNAADAGARGDAAIVAGLLARAEHPSALVREHVAWALARHGVDATRGVRHLSGGVAAPG
- the tsaE gene encoding tRNA (adenosine(37)-N6)-threonylcarbamoyltransferase complex ATPase subunit type 1 TsaE; this translates as MQSFKAHLRDESHTAALGVALARALLPGMAVYLHGDLGAGKTALTRALLHAAGHPGHVKSPTYTLAEPYHVKVDGQDVNIIHYDLYRMGSPEEFLDAGFREDFDGRNVCIVEWPEKAEGVLPAPDLRVILAVAGTGRDVELQGSSALGSSCLQRLHFPRIL